The following proteins are co-located in the Hippoglossus stenolepis isolate QCI-W04-F060 chromosome 23, HSTE1.2, whole genome shotgun sequence genome:
- the si:dkeyp-74b6.2 gene encoding cerebellin-1, producing MPPVRPPPPYLTARSAFLLGLLLLAHRGPSHVSCQNDTEPIVLEGKCLVVCDSSPSAETTGNALGMSVRSGTGRVAFSAVRNTNHEPSEMSNRTMTIYFDQILVNVGSHFDPARSIFVAPRKGVYSFSFHVVKVYNRQTIQVSLVLNGSPVISAFAGDQDVTREAATNAGLVMMERGDKVYLKLERGNLMGGWKYSTFSGFLVFPL from the exons ATGCCCCCAGTTCGGCCCCCTCCACCATATCTCACCGCCCGCTCGGCCTTCCTCCTCGGACTGCTGCTCCTCGCTCACCGGGGGCCCTCACACGTCAGCTGCCAGAATGACACCGAGCCGATCGTGTTGGAGGGAAAGTGCCTGGTGGTGTGCGACTCGTCCCCCTCCGCGGAGACAACGGGTAACGCTCTGGGCATGTCGGTGAGGTCAGGGACCGGGCGGGTGGCGTTTTCAGCCGTACGCAACACCAACCACGAGCCCTCAGAGATGAGCAACCGCACCATGACCATCTACTTCGACCAG atctTGGTGAATGTTGGCAGCCACTTTGACCCAGCAAGGAGCATCTTTGTTGCCCCGAGAAAAGGAGTCTACAGCTTCAGCTTCCATGTGGTCAAGGTCTACAACCGGCAGACGATTCAA GTGAGTCTGGTTCTCAATGGCTCGCCGGTGATCTCGGCCTTCGCAGGTGACCAGGATGTGACCAGGGAGGCTGCCACCAACGCCGGGCTGGTGATGATGGAGAGGGGGGACAAGGTTTACCTCAAGCTGGAGAGGGGGAACCTGATGGGCGGGTGGAAGTACTCCACGTTCTCTGGCTTTCTGGTGTTCCCCTTGTAG
- the ripk3 gene encoding receptor-interacting serine/threonine-protein kinase 3 isoform X1 — MDFERVRPPVIEDSSLTSWVSIGSGGFGQIYKVRHQGWCCDVAIKLLHNDNAQTHEKRIKALQREVQMMLQGSSEYVMQVLGVYDGQPPNFAPSPQLGLVMKYMEKGSLESLQSTLDGVPPLPLVFRLAHQVALGINFLHNLSPALLHCDLKPSNVLLDLYLNVKLTDFGLSKPSQTQAQVSRRDTEDGGGTISYMPPEAFGINYKPSRASDIYSYGILLWSIVTGKQPYPHALPSVVMFRIPEGDRPSLEELSQVADQAELMGLKELMINCWGASSTQRPSSLECTKITEQLYQTHKHGINDAVHEVLKKLEQKERDRIAEQLQRLHVTPASGAPRVQAVNIQDNVLTGPSPVQEVAFGRSSNQRVKDPPASRQANVCDVDKTHSSTDDHKAKASSVHPISASPAPPSTTRSPQASAAKNPSSQQFQRQFSSPTPSSTSQPTYNVYIHCSQVTGVQSGNKNIMYINKEPLERRRHPTAPSRVNPPSPHPGSRNNH, encoded by the exons ATGGACTTTGAAAGAGTTCGTCCTCCAGTGATCGAAGACTCCAGCCTCACGAGCTGGGTTTCGATCGGCTCCGGGGGGTTTGGACAAATCTACAAAGTCAGGCATCAGGGGTGGTGCTGCGACGTGGCCATTAAGCTGCTTCATAACGACAACGC acagacacacgaaAAAAGGATCAAAGCTTTGCAGCGGGAGGTCCAAATGATGCTTCAAGGAAGCAGCGAGTATGTTATGCAGGTCCTTGGAGTCTACGATGGTCAGCCGCCGAACTTTGCACCCTCACCACAGCTGGGTCTGGTCATGAAGTACATGGAGAAAGGATCTCTGGAATCGCTACAG AGCACTTTAGACGGAGTTCCACCGTTGCCGCTGGTCTTCAGGCTGGCTCACCAGGTGGCCCTGGGGATAAACTTCCTCCACAACCTCTCCCCTGCCCTCCTCCACTGTGACCTGAAGCCCAGCAACGTGCTGCTGGACTTGTATCTCAATGTCAAG ctcacagaTTTTGGCCTTTCTAAGCCTAGTCAGACTCAGGCTCAGGTTTCCAGGAGGGATACAGAAGACGGGGGAGGGACGATCAGCTACATGCCACCGGAGGCTTTTGGAATAAACTACAAACCTTCCCGAGCCTCTGATATCTACAG CTATGGTATCCTGCTGTGGTCCATCGTCACAGGGAAACAACCGTATCCAC ATGCACTCCCCAGCGTCGTGATGTTCCGGATCCCCGAGGGAGACCGACCATCGCTGGAAGAGCTCAGCCAGGTTGCAGACCAGGCGGAGCTGATGGGACTGAAGGAGCTCATGATAAATTGCTGGGGGGCCAGTTCCACCCAAAGACCCTCATCCTTGG AATGTACAAAAATCACAGAGCAACTGTATCAGACGCACAAACATGGAATTAATGATGCCGTCCATGAAGTGCTGAAGAAACTG gagcagaaggaACGAGACAGAATAGCGGAGCAGCTTCAGAGGCTTCACGTCACTCCGGCCTCAG GGGCTCCCAGAGTTCAAGCGGTGAACATTCAGGATAATGTGCTGACGGGACCTTCGCCCGTTCAG GAAGTGGCCTTTGGGAGGAGCTCAAATCAAAGGGTCAAAG ACCCGCCGGCATCCCGACAAGCAAACGTGTGTGATGTTGACAAGACCCACTCGTCCACAGACGACCATAAAGCCAAAGCTTCCTCCGTTCATCCCATCAGTGCATCGCCGGCGCCTCCTTCCACCACGAGGTCACCTCAGGCCAGTGCAGCTAAGAATCCCTCATCTCAACAGTTCCAG CGTCAGTTTTCCAGCCCGACCCCTTCTTCTACGAGTCAACCGACATACAATGTCTACATCCACTGCAGCCAGGTGACGGGAGTTCAGAGCGGCAACAAAAACATCATGTACATCAACAAGGAGCCTTTAGAGAGGAGGCGACACCCAACAGCGCCATCTCGTGTCAACCCCCCGTCACCACATCCAGGAAGCAGGAACAACCACTGA
- the ripk3 gene encoding receptor-interacting serine/threonine-protein kinase 3 isoform X2 → MDFERVRPPVIEDSSLTSWVSIGSGGFGQIYKVRHQGWCCDVAIKLLHNDNAQTHEKRIKALQREVQMMLQGSSEYVMQVLGVYDGQPPNFAPSPQLGLVMKYMEKGSLESLQSTLDGVPPLPLVFRLAHQVALGINFLHNLSPALLHCDLKPSNVLLDLYLNVKLTDFGLSKPSQTQAQVSRRDTEDGGGTISYMPPEAFGINYKPSRASDIYSYGILLWSIVTGKQPYPHALPSVVMFRIPEGDRPSLEELSQVADQAELMGLKELMINCWGASSTQRPSSLECTKITEQLYQTHKHGINDAVHEVLKKLERDRIAEQLQRLHVTPASGAPRVQAVNIQDNVLTGPSPVQEVAFGRSSNQRVKDPPASRQANVCDVDKTHSSTDDHKAKASSVHPISASPAPPSTTRSPQASAAKNPSSQQFQRQFSSPTPSSTSQPTYNVYIHCSQVTGVQSGNKNIMYINKEPLERRRHPTAPSRVNPPSPHPGSRNNH, encoded by the exons ATGGACTTTGAAAGAGTTCGTCCTCCAGTGATCGAAGACTCCAGCCTCACGAGCTGGGTTTCGATCGGCTCCGGGGGGTTTGGACAAATCTACAAAGTCAGGCATCAGGGGTGGTGCTGCGACGTGGCCATTAAGCTGCTTCATAACGACAACGC acagacacacgaaAAAAGGATCAAAGCTTTGCAGCGGGAGGTCCAAATGATGCTTCAAGGAAGCAGCGAGTATGTTATGCAGGTCCTTGGAGTCTACGATGGTCAGCCGCCGAACTTTGCACCCTCACCACAGCTGGGTCTGGTCATGAAGTACATGGAGAAAGGATCTCTGGAATCGCTACAG AGCACTTTAGACGGAGTTCCACCGTTGCCGCTGGTCTTCAGGCTGGCTCACCAGGTGGCCCTGGGGATAAACTTCCTCCACAACCTCTCCCCTGCCCTCCTCCACTGTGACCTGAAGCCCAGCAACGTGCTGCTGGACTTGTATCTCAATGTCAAG ctcacagaTTTTGGCCTTTCTAAGCCTAGTCAGACTCAGGCTCAGGTTTCCAGGAGGGATACAGAAGACGGGGGAGGGACGATCAGCTACATGCCACCGGAGGCTTTTGGAATAAACTACAAACCTTCCCGAGCCTCTGATATCTACAG CTATGGTATCCTGCTGTGGTCCATCGTCACAGGGAAACAACCGTATCCAC ATGCACTCCCCAGCGTCGTGATGTTCCGGATCCCCGAGGGAGACCGACCATCGCTGGAAGAGCTCAGCCAGGTTGCAGACCAGGCGGAGCTGATGGGACTGAAGGAGCTCATGATAAATTGCTGGGGGGCCAGTTCCACCCAAAGACCCTCATCCTTGG AATGTACAAAAATCACAGAGCAACTGTATCAGACGCACAAACATGGAATTAATGATGCCGTCCATGAAGTGCTGAAGAAACTG gaACGAGACAGAATAGCGGAGCAGCTTCAGAGGCTTCACGTCACTCCGGCCTCAG GGGCTCCCAGAGTTCAAGCGGTGAACATTCAGGATAATGTGCTGACGGGACCTTCGCCCGTTCAG GAAGTGGCCTTTGGGAGGAGCTCAAATCAAAGGGTCAAAG ACCCGCCGGCATCCCGACAAGCAAACGTGTGTGATGTTGACAAGACCCACTCGTCCACAGACGACCATAAAGCCAAAGCTTCCTCCGTTCATCCCATCAGTGCATCGCCGGCGCCTCCTTCCACCACGAGGTCACCTCAGGCCAGTGCAGCTAAGAATCCCTCATCTCAACAGTTCCAG CGTCAGTTTTCCAGCCCGACCCCTTCTTCTACGAGTCAACCGACATACAATGTCTACATCCACTGCAGCCAGGTGACGGGAGTTCAGAGCGGCAACAAAAACATCATGTACATCAACAAGGAGCCTTTAGAGAGGAGGCGACACCCAACAGCGCCATCTCGTGTCAACCCCCCGTCACCACATCCAGGAAGCAGGAACAACCACTGA
- the khnyn gene encoding protein KHNYN: protein MFHSLPLVEERGMDADRADGGGRPPEVEDEFACAGMLRGSLTSLHRTVERIFRVTFGIGADDLPHGNNGQIWLKLRGPSHNVKAAKLFVKGVVNQEEQQEVSYPGVLHCVFCGARGLFMDCLIKSTSAHILVGAPGFLLISGLAEPVVRAYSLIMDLVERYEGTQSRRCETEDRGSDESLDSRRAFKAVVEQWEDRHILDLLVLPGSVKEILLDLVKESGLGSRTNLSGTGVNENGRDRPSDITYALLEPFSAPERLVEGMSAAAVKDSTSAGARGSAEGAEERPPHSPQEVGEEEQPEQRETLGTKEKDGLGEEDQQERQMSMGNKEFWLLLKFFTAMGYTEDVVKRVIAKTGPKEASQILDLVQQEQDRSDREQMPQGGPDPTHKDGVTLNKSERNRPCETEHREDEETAAGRDPVMSSAGEASGATGGTTHCEGRSSEEKEEGHEEDFVLGVLKKAAASCGYTEQNVAKFYNMLPDRSTHQLLLELQREGVRETDAFSEGPREMDDVVLEKEEEDEGSDDGGWVEVEIPNLCVAEQDLFPWINKPQQSQHTSQPKQHQPPESQARHPVILPEVKGPPMPTYPTSLDSPLANLQTNKLFDEAIYWSPPTPSKPNHSAHDKVSHPKPKSSTSVKPALQAPQAPVFARKHSSPPRARERRGFTPASSVVVTGEQRFLEGLQTMFDLQLTDQPGDAKLRTVIIDGSNVAMSHGLSHFFSCRGIALAVQHFWDRGHRHISALLPQWRQKSDPRIKEQHYLTELQKLGLLSYTPSREVQGKRISSYDDRLMLQLAQKTDGVIVTNDNLRDLSDETPVWRDIIKKRLLQYTFVGDHFMVPDDPLGRGGPHLDHFLRSEHRTPDPGNHTFAGVATTFPATKPPRSQTEVLNFRDRTPGGGVNPASRGGRGKGKGPGKGKDTGHQHKQLGAAGSGLMLRADRSPEDTADLRELLGQVFPAQDNVVTLVLQLHSAETDINVLSDLILEQQD, encoded by the exons ATGTTCCACTCTCTGCCGCTGGTAGAAGAACGAGGGATGGACGCTGACAGAGCGGATGGAGGAGGACGCCCCCCCGAGGTGGAGGATGAGTTTGCGTGTGCGGGGATGCTGCGGGGGTCGCTCACGTCGCTGCACCGCACCGTGGAGCGGATATTCAGGGTGACGTTTGGGATCGGGGCAGACGACTTGCCCCACGGCAACAACGGGCAGATTTGGCTCAAACTCCGAGGGCCGAGTCACAACGTGAAAGCTGCCAAG TTATTCGTGAAAGGAGTCGTGaaccaggaggagcagcaggaggtgtcCTACCCCGGGGTCCTTCACTGCGTCTTCTGTGGAGCCAGAGGGCTGTTCATGGACTGCCTGATAAAAAGCACCTCCGCACACATTCTG GTCGGCGCTCCAGGGTTCCTGCTAATATCCGGTCTGGCAGAGCCGGTGGTGCGGGCGTACTCCCTCATCATGGACCTCGTGGAGAGATACGAGGGCACACAGTCCAGACGCTGTGAGACGGAGGACAGAGGCTCGGACGAGTCCCTGGATTCACGCCGGGCCTTCAAAGCTGTGGTTGAGCAGTGGGAGGACAGGCACATCCTGGACCTTCTGGTGCTTCCAGGCTCAGTGAAGGAAATCCTGCTGGATCTGGTGAAAGAATCCGGGCTCGGATCACGCACAAACTTGTCAGGGACAGGTGTAAACGAGAATGGAAGGGACAGACCCTCGGACATCACGTACGCACTCCTTGAGCCGTTCAGCGCTCCTGAGCGGTTGGTTGAAGGGATGAGTGCAGCTGCGGTAAAAGACTCCACATCTGCAGGCGCCCGGGGAAGCGCAGAGGGTGCTGAGGAAAGACCACCGCATTCTCCGCAGGAGGTcggagaagaggagcagccGGAGCAGAGGGAAACGTTAGGGACCAAAGAGAAAGACGGGTTGGGGGAGGAGGACCAACAGGAGCGACAGATGTCAATGGGAAACAAAGAGTTTTGGCTTCTTTTGAAGTTCTTCACAGCCATGGGGTACACGGAGGACGTCGTGAAACGAGTCATAGCCAAAACGGGACCTAAGGAGGCCTCGCAGATCCTGGATCTGGTGCAACAGGAGCAGGATCGCAGTGACCGGGAGCAGATGCCTCAAGGTGGCCCGGACCCAACACATAAAGATGGTGTTACCCTGAATAAGAGCGAGAGGAACCGACCCTGCGAGACGGAGCACAGGGAAGACGAGGAAACGGCAGCAGGGCGAGATCCGGTGATGAGCAGCGCTGGAGAAGCGAGTGGGGCGACAGGaggcacaacacactgtgaggGACGGAGttcagaggaaaaggaggaaggacACGAGGAAGACTTTGTCCTCGGAGTGTTGAAGAAAGCTGCGGCCAGCTGTGGGTACACCGAGCAGAACGTGGCTAAATTCTACAACATGTTGCCTGATCGATCCAcccaccagctcctcctggagctgcagagggagggagtCAGGGAGACGGACGCCTTCAGCGAGGGTCCCAGGGAGATGGATGATGTGGTgctggagaaagaggaggaggacgaaggaTCAGATGATGGAGGATGGGTAGAAGTGGAAATCCCAAATTTGTGTGTTGCAGAACAAGATTTGTTCCCTTGGATTAATAAGCCGCAGCAGAGTCAACACACCTCACAGCCAAAGCAGCACCAGCCTCCAGAGTCACAAGCTCGACACCCGGTCATCCTGCCGGAGGTCAAAGGCCCCCCCATGCCTACTTATCCCACATCTCTCGATTCTCCACTCGCCAAtctacaaaccaacaaactttTTGACGAAGCCATCTACTGGTCCCCTCCGACCCCCTCGAAACCAAATCATTCAGCCCACGACAAAGTCTCACACCCAAAGCCCAAGTCCTCCACCTCTGTAAAACCAGCCCTTCAAGCCCCTCAGGCCCCCGTCTTCGCCAGGAAGCACTCGTCTCCACCCAGAGCGCGGGAGAGGCGGGGCTTCACGCCTGCTTCTTCCGTGGTGGTGACGGGCGAGCAGCGTTTTCTAGAGGGACTGCAGACCATGTTTGACCTCCAGCTCACAGACCAGCCTGGAGACGCAAAACTGAGGACGGTCATCATTGACGGGAGCAACGTGGCGATGAG TCACGGGCTCAGTCACTTCTTCTCCTGTCGAGGAATCGCTCTGGCCGTGCAGCACTTCTGGGACCGAGGCCACCGGCACATCAGCGCCCTCCTGCCGCAGTGGAGACAGAAGAGCGACCCCCGGATCAAAG AGCAGCACTATCTGACGGAGCTGCAGAAGCTGGGCCTGCTCTCCTACACCCCCTCCCGAGAGGTGCAGGGCAAGAGGATCAGCTCGTACGACGACAG GCTCATGCTGCAACTCGCGCAGAAGACGGACGGCGTGATCGTAACCAACGACAACCTGAGAGACCTCTCTGACGAGACGCCGGTGTGGAGGGACATCATCAAAAAGAG ACTTCTTCAGTACACGTTTGTGGGCGATCACTTCATGGTGCCGGACGACCCCCTGGGGAGAGGAGGGCCCCACCTGGACCACTTTCTGCGCTCAGAGCACAG gaCTCCCGACCCAGGAAACCACACTTTCGCCGGCGTAGCGACCACTTTCCCTGCGACCAAACCCCCCCGATCCCAAACAGAGGTGCTGAACTTCCGCGACCGAACGCCGGGTGGCGGCGTGAATCCAGCGAGCAGAGGGGGCCGGGGGAAAGGGAAGGGGCCCGGCAAGGGGAAGGACACGGGACACCAGCACAAGCAGCTCGGAGCCGCGGGTTCCGGGCTGATGCTCCGTGCGGACAGGAGTCCCGAGGACACGGCCGACCTGAGGGAGCTGCTCGGTCAGGTGTTCCCAGCTCAGGACAACGTGGTGACGctggtgctgcagctgcactcgGCAGAGACGGACATCAACGTGCTCTCGGAtctgatcctggagcagcagGACTAG